Below is a genomic region from Pseudazoarcus pumilus.
AGCAACTCTTCGGCAAGCTGCGCCGCTACAAGCTCGTCTCCAGCGTGCGCGGGCCGGGCGGCGGCTATCGACTGGCGCGCGACATGGACGGCATTACGGTTGCCGACATCATCGTCGCCGTTGACGAGCCGCTCGATGCGACGCAATGCGGCGGCAAGCTCAACTGTCACGATGAGCACCGCTGCATGACGCACGACCTGTGGGCCAATCTGAACAAGCGCATGTACGAGTATCTCGATTCGGTGACGCTGTCCGCGCTCGTGAATCACGAAATCAAGGCCGACCCGGACGTCAACGTGATCAAGGACGTGCGCCGGCGCGCGACCATTTCGCTGCGTGAGGCGGCGGCGGTCT
It encodes:
- the iscR gene encoding Fe-S cluster assembly transcriptional regulator IscR; the encoded protein is MRLTTKGRFAVTAMIDLASREGDGPVTLAGIAERQKISLSYLEQLFGKLRRYKLVSSVRGPGGGYRLARDMDGITVADIIVAVDEPLDATQCGGKLNCHDEHRCMTHDLWANLNKRMYEYLDSVTLSALVNHEIKADPDVNVIKDVRRRATISLREAAAV